A genomic stretch from Vibrio neptunius includes:
- the ushA gene encoding bifunctional UDP-sugar hydrolase/5'-nucleotidase UshA, producing MKQRLIVKTALSAAILATLAGCATAPQQEWETDKTYKLTVLHTNDHHGRFWQNKYGEYGMAARKTLVDELRAEVEAEGGSLLLLSGGDINTGVPESDLQDAEPDFKGMNKIGYDAMALGNHEFDNPLDVLFKQQEWANFPMLSANIYDKETGKRMFQAYQMFDKQGIKIAVIGLTTEDTAKIGNPEFIDGIDFRDPKVEAKKLIAELKKTEKPDLIFAVTHMGHYEDGKRGVNAPGDVALARYLDEGSLDMIVGGHSQEPVCMEAPNVVKKNFKPSDECKPDLQNGTYIVQAHEWGKYVGRADYEFRNGELEMVSYDLIPVNLKKKVKIDGKKQRVLIEDEIKQDEELLEFLRPYQEKGKAQLDIKIADTNGKLEGDRNVVRFKQTNLGRLIAAAHMERAKADFAVMNSGGVRDSIEAGDVTYKDVLKVQPFANIVTYTDMSGKEVLDYLNVVATKPIDSGAYAQFAGISMTVANGKVSNVVIGGEQLRLDKTYRFTIPSFNAAGGDGYPKLTGHPGYVNTGFVDAEVLKEYLEENSPVDVNKYAPAGEIVYK from the coding sequence ATGAAGCAACGCCTAATTGTAAAAACCGCACTAAGCGCAGCGATTCTTGCAACTCTCGCTGGTTGTGCGACAGCACCCCAACAAGAGTGGGAGACGGATAAAACTTATAAGCTGACGGTTCTGCACACCAATGACCACCATGGTCGTTTTTGGCAGAATAAATATGGTGAGTATGGTATGGCTGCTCGTAAAACATTGGTTGACGAGTTGCGTGCGGAAGTCGAAGCCGAAGGGGGAAGCCTTCTTTTACTCTCAGGTGGTGACATCAATACGGGTGTGCCAGAGTCTGATCTGCAAGACGCAGAACCAGATTTTAAAGGTATGAACAAAATCGGTTACGACGCAATGGCTCTAGGTAACCACGAGTTCGATAATCCACTTGACGTGCTTTTCAAACAACAAGAGTGGGCTAACTTCCCAATGCTTTCAGCAAACATCTACGATAAAGAAACAGGTAAGCGTATGTTCCAGGCTTACCAGATGTTTGATAAGCAGGGTATTAAAATTGCTGTTATTGGTCTAACCACGGAAGATACGGCGAAAATCGGTAACCCAGAGTTTATTGATGGTATCGATTTCCGCGATCCTAAAGTTGAAGCGAAAAAGTTGATCGCTGAGCTTAAAAAAACAGAAAAGCCCGATTTGATTTTTGCTGTTACACATATGGGCCATTACGAAGATGGTAAGCGTGGTGTAAATGCACCAGGTGATGTGGCTCTTGCTCGTTACCTAGATGAAGGTTCTCTAGATATGATTGTGGGTGGCCACTCTCAAGAACCAGTCTGTATGGAAGCGCCAAATGTCGTTAAAAAGAACTTCAAACCTTCTGATGAATGTAAGCCAGATCTGCAAAACGGTACCTACATTGTTCAGGCTCATGAGTGGGGTAAATATGTAGGTCGTGCAGATTACGAATTCCGTAATGGCGAGCTAGAGATGGTGAGTTATGACCTAATCCCAGTGAACCTTAAGAAGAAGGTTAAAATTGACGGTAAGAAGCAGCGTGTTCTTATTGAAGATGAAATCAAGCAAGATGAAGAGCTACTGGAATTCCTACGTCCTTACCAAGAAAAAGGTAAAGCGCAGTTGGACATTAAGATTGCAGACACCAACGGTAAACTAGAAGGTGACCGTAATGTCGTTCGATTCAAGCAAACTAACCTAGGTCGTTTGATTGCGGCAGCACACATGGAACGTGCGAAAGCTGATTTCGCCGTCATGAACTCTGGTGGTGTACGCGATTCAATCGAAGCGGGCGACGTAACGTATAAAGACGTACTGAAAGTTCAGCCATTCGCGAATATCGTCACTTACACGGATATGTCAGGTAAAGAGGTTCTGGATTACCTGAACGTTGTTGCAACTAAACCTATTGATTCTGGTGCATACGCTCAGTTTGCCGGTATTTCTATGACAGTGGCAAACGGCAAAGTATCGAATGTTGTGATCGGTGGTGAACAGCTTCGTTTAGATAAGACTTACCGTTTCACTATCCCAAGCTTTAATGCGGCTGGTGGCGACGGCTACCCTAAACTGACAGGGCACCCAGGCTACGTCAACACTGGTTTCGTAGACGCTGAAGTTCTAAAAGAGTATCTAGAAGAGAACAGCCCTGTTGATGTGAACAAGTACGCTCCTGCTGGCGAGATTGTTTACAAGTAA
- the ybaK gene encoding Cys-tRNA(Pro) deacylase codes for MTPAINLAKKKKIAHTIHQYHHDPRAESYGLEAVEALGQNPEQVFKTLLFCLNGEAKNLAVAVIPVDKKLNLKQAAKAAKGKKAEMANPDIAQKTTGYVVGGISPLGQKKALPTFIHQSAFEQETICVSAGKRGLEIELSPQDLASLTRGQFAELCG; via the coding sequence ATGACTCCTGCAATAAATCTCGCTAAGAAGAAAAAAATTGCTCACACCATTCACCAGTACCATCACGACCCGAGAGCCGAAAGCTATGGTTTAGAGGCGGTAGAGGCACTTGGTCAAAACCCTGAGCAGGTGTTCAAAACCTTGCTATTTTGCCTAAATGGAGAGGCGAAAAACCTCGCGGTTGCGGTGATTCCAGTTGATAAGAAGCTCAATTTAAAACAAGCAGCCAAAGCGGCAAAAGGCAAAAAAGCAGAGATGGCCAATCCGGACATCGCACAGAAAACCACAGGGTATGTCGTGGGCGGCATCAGCCCACTTGGACAAAAAAAGGCTCTACCAACGTTTATCCATCAAAGTGCCTTTGAACAAGAAACGATCTGTGTCAGCGCGGGTAAACGAGGATTAGAAATTGAGTTATCACCGCAAGATTTAGCAAGCCTAACCCGCGGTCAGTTTGCTGAGTTGTGTGGGTAG
- a CDS encoding DUF2066 domain-containing protein, translating to MRHLVLLALGLVGFPAAALTNVDLYQTEIVLDQSVENADVQARVDGMKEIIVRASGDQSALSNQVVQKALKQNSQYLSQISYGQLDGQQTLRLGFSAPHIRSLLSQAQLPIWPAARANLLVWLVEETQYDRSISWEHSDSPLLNQMRVEAQKRGLPLTVPVGDFDDITGVAASDLWGGFARPVGEASQRYPVDAVIVVRVQGKSLRWTLYDQKPATIGVTRQAPVSGSNSGADSAAKMVNQISDYYAKKSAVVVASESSETIKVRFTSLDNAVDFFTLEKQLKTLSSVASLDIQKIQGNHVTFNVHLLASQAEFEQEVLRMGPVVQLDSTSESPSFLEQPTEVASRGQPVNTEEHTGDVPTVAPVDQTLLYEWQGTPSTILGQETESSEPESDQATIDELIE from the coding sequence ATGCGCCATTTAGTTTTGTTGGCTTTAGGGCTGGTGGGGTTCCCTGCCGCTGCTTTGACCAATGTAGATTTATATCAAACTGAGATTGTACTTGATCAAAGCGTTGAAAATGCCGACGTACAAGCTCGTGTTGATGGAATGAAAGAGATCATCGTTCGTGCTTCTGGCGATCAAAGTGCGCTATCGAATCAGGTCGTACAAAAGGCTCTGAAACAAAATTCTCAGTACCTTTCGCAAATCAGTTACGGTCAGCTTGATGGCCAGCAAACACTTCGACTAGGGTTTAGCGCTCCTCATATCCGCTCTCTACTAAGTCAGGCTCAGCTCCCGATCTGGCCAGCAGCCCGTGCCAACTTGCTGGTATGGCTAGTTGAAGAGACACAGTATGACCGCAGTATTAGTTGGGAACACTCAGATTCCCCATTATTGAATCAGATGCGCGTTGAAGCTCAAAAGCGTGGATTACCTCTGACTGTACCTGTTGGAGATTTCGACGACATTACCGGGGTTGCTGCCTCTGACCTGTGGGGTGGCTTTGCTCGTCCTGTTGGGGAAGCGAGCCAGCGTTATCCCGTTGATGCTGTAATCGTTGTGCGAGTGCAGGGTAAATCGTTGCGCTGGACTTTGTATGATCAAAAACCTGCAACCATCGGTGTAACACGCCAAGCCCCTGTCTCTGGTTCAAACAGTGGTGCAGATTCAGCGGCTAAGATGGTGAACCAAATCAGTGACTACTATGCGAAAAAGAGTGCGGTTGTTGTTGCCAGCGAATCTTCTGAAACTATTAAGGTACGATTTACTTCACTAGACAATGCTGTCGACTTTTTTACTTTAGAAAAGCAGCTTAAGACGCTGAGCTCAGTAGCATCGTTAGATATTCAGAAAATTCAGGGTAATCACGTGACCTTTAATGTTCACTTGCTCGCTTCTCAGGCAGAATTTGAACAAGAAGTCCTTCGAATGGGCCCAGTGGTACAACTGGACAGTACAAGTGAGTCGCCGTCTTTCTTAGAGCAACCAACAGAGGTCGCTAGTCGTGGTCAGCCTGTGAATACGGAAGAGCACACAGGGGATGTACCTACCGTTGCTCCTGTAGATCAAACCCTACTCTATGAGTGGCAAGGTACACCCTCGACTATCTTAGGCCAAGAGACTGAAAGCTCTGAGCCTGAAAGTGATCAGGCTACCATTGATGAACTGATTGAATAG
- a CDS encoding DUF2069 domain-containing protein produces MQEMQSQTKLFRLLALCGNLGLLAWVALWQMSLSPHPHIDSISLAIAWSIPLLLPLPGILAGKPYTHAWANFVLMLYFLHALTILYIDDGERWLAGVELMLTAAAFAGNILYARSRGKELGLKLKRLSKVEKEEKERFE; encoded by the coding sequence ATGCAGGAAATGCAATCTCAAACCAAATTATTCCGGCTTCTAGCGTTATGTGGAAACCTCGGCCTGCTTGCTTGGGTGGCCTTATGGCAAATGAGCTTATCTCCTCACCCTCATATTGACAGTATTTCGCTTGCCATTGCTTGGAGCATTCCGTTGCTGTTGCCGTTACCCGGCATTCTAGCTGGAAAACCGTACACACACGCTTGGGCCAACTTCGTGCTGATGCTGTACTTTCTGCATGCTTTAACCATACTTTATATCGACGATGGTGAACGCTGGTTAGCAGGGGTAGAACTGATGCTTACTGCTGCGGCCTTCGCCGGTAACATTCTTTATGCACGCTCGCGTGGTAAAGAGTTAGGGCTCAAGCTCAAACGGCTGTCAAAAGTAGAAAAAGAAGAAAAAGAACGGTTCGAATAA
- the wrbA gene encoding NAD(P)H:quinone oxidoreductase, producing MSCQIVVLYYSRHGSTLALARQIARGVESIPHCEALIRTVEDIDERQTAQDPVLTLNELKACHGLAMGSPVWFGNMSASLKHFWDQTTSLWVSGDLIDKPACVFSSSSSLHGGQETTLQTMMLPLLHHGMMILGIPYSEPTLHTTQTGGTPYGATSVTHDGSSLSQDEMELAQQLGKRLAITALKMKD from the coding sequence ATGAGTTGCCAGATTGTCGTTCTTTATTACAGCCGACACGGTTCTACCCTCGCATTAGCACGACAAATCGCCCGAGGAGTAGAATCTATTCCTCACTGCGAAGCCTTGATTCGAACAGTGGAAGACATAGATGAAAGGCAAACGGCACAAGATCCTGTACTGACGTTAAATGAACTGAAAGCATGTCACGGTCTCGCCATGGGTAGCCCGGTCTGGTTTGGTAATATGTCAGCGTCATTGAAACACTTCTGGGACCAGACGACTTCATTATGGGTGTCTGGCGATTTGATCGATAAGCCTGCATGCGTCTTTAGCTCATCTTCTAGTTTACATGGCGGGCAAGAGACCACCTTGCAAACCATGATGTTGCCTCTGCTACACCATGGCATGATGATCTTAGGGATTCCGTATTCTGAGCCAACACTGCACACCACGCAAACAGGTGGAACGCCTTACGGCGCGACATCGGTAACGCATGACGGATCATCGCTCAGTCAAGATGAAATGGAACTGGCACAACAACTGGGCAAACGCTTGGCAATCACTGCGTTAAAAATGAAGGACTGA
- the arsC gene encoding arsenate reductase (glutaredoxin) (This arsenate reductase requires both glutathione and glutaredoxin to convert arsenate to arsenite, after which the efflux transporter formed by ArsA and ArsB can extrude the arsenite from the cell, providing resistance.), with the protein MSVVIYHNPRCSKSRQTLALLEEKNIQPDIIRYLDTPPSVAELKSLFAQLSLDNVRAMMRTKEDVYKELNLADATDEQLFEAMSANPKLIERPIVVSNGQAKHGRPPEQVLDIL; encoded by the coding sequence ATGTCAGTCGTGATTTATCACAACCCTCGTTGCTCAAAAAGCCGCCAAACTCTGGCACTTCTGGAAGAAAAGAATATTCAGCCAGACATCATCAGATATCTCGACACACCACCGAGCGTGGCTGAATTAAAATCCCTGTTTGCACAGCTCAGCCTAGATAACGTCCGAGCTATGATGCGTACCAAGGAAGACGTTTACAAAGAGCTCAACCTTGCCGATGCAACAGACGAACAACTGTTTGAAGCAATGTCAGCTAATCCAAAATTGATTGAACGCCCTATCGTCGTCAGCAATGGTCAGGCGAAACACGGTCGCCCTCCAGAACAAGTGCTCGATATTCTATGA
- a CDS encoding M48 family metallopeptidase: MFKRTRSLVCICLATSLGIQTPTYANTLDLPDIGTAASSTLTIDQELQYGDAYMRMLRNNQPIVNDPVLNEYIDSLGHQLVASASDVKTPFTFFMIRDRNINAFAFFGGYVALHTGLFLHAKSESELASVVAHEIAHVTQRHLARSMEEQARRSPATMAALAGSLLLAIAAPEAGIAAITATTAGNIQGQINYTRSNEKEADRFGIDTLAKAGFDVNAMPRFFSRLADEYRYASKPPPMLLTHPLPEDRITDSRARAQNYPARRIDPSLNYNLARARIVARYASINAKAAMDWLTRTEKKAPASLKSSFQYGRALVHLDNNELDQANTILQSLTQQQPDNNFYLDAMSDLYIAQKKAGEAEKMLQKALKSKPNNAVLTINYANALMKQDKNAEAVRVLQRYTHDNPNDVNGWHLLSEASIHLGRSDEDLAARAEILALKANWNKAIQYYTQASQLAELGSLQQARYDARIDQLMVQRDRFMALQ, encoded by the coding sequence ATGTTTAAACGTACGCGTTCACTTGTTTGCATTTGCTTAGCAACTTCGTTGGGTATCCAAACACCCACCTATGCCAATACACTCGACTTACCCGATATTGGTACGGCAGCCAGTAGCACTTTGACCATAGATCAAGAGCTACAGTACGGTGATGCCTACATGCGCATGCTGCGTAACAACCAACCTATCGTCAATGACCCAGTTCTGAATGAATATATTGACAGCTTAGGTCACCAGTTGGTCGCCAGCGCCAGTGATGTAAAAACCCCGTTTACCTTCTTTATGATCCGTGACCGCAATATCAATGCTTTTGCATTTTTTGGTGGTTACGTTGCTCTGCATACTGGGCTATTTCTTCATGCCAAAAGTGAAAGCGAGTTGGCTTCCGTTGTCGCACACGAGATAGCGCACGTTACTCAGCGCCACCTCGCCCGCAGTATGGAAGAACAAGCAAGGCGCTCTCCTGCAACGATGGCGGCGTTGGCAGGCTCATTGCTTCTCGCTATCGCTGCCCCTGAAGCGGGTATCGCCGCGATTACCGCAACCACTGCTGGCAATATTCAGGGCCAGATCAACTATACACGCAGCAACGAGAAAGAAGCTGACCGATTTGGCATAGACACACTCGCCAAAGCGGGTTTTGACGTGAACGCAATGCCGCGTTTCTTCAGCCGCTTAGCCGATGAATATCGATATGCCAGTAAGCCACCACCCATGCTCTTAACGCACCCGCTGCCAGAAGATCGTATCACCGACAGCCGAGCAAGAGCGCAAAATTATCCGGCAAGAAGAATCGACCCTTCACTGAATTACAACCTTGCTCGTGCTCGTATTGTCGCTCGCTATGCTAGTATCAATGCTAAAGCCGCCATGGATTGGTTGACTCGTACAGAGAAGAAGGCACCTGCGAGCCTGAAATCTTCGTTTCAATATGGTCGAGCTCTGGTCCACTTAGACAATAATGAGCTGGATCAAGCTAACACGATCTTACAATCATTGACTCAACAGCAACCGGACAACAACTTCTACTTAGACGCCATGTCCGATTTGTATATTGCGCAGAAAAAGGCTGGTGAAGCAGAGAAAATGCTGCAAAAAGCGTTGAAAAGTAAACCAAACAACGCCGTGTTAACCATCAATTATGCCAACGCTCTGATGAAGCAGGATAAAAATGCAGAAGCGGTGCGTGTCCTTCAGCGCTATACCCATGATAACCCTAACGATGTGAATGGTTGGCATTTACTGTCTGAAGCCAGTATTCATCTTGGCCGCAGCGACGAGGATCTTGCGGCTCGTGCGGAAATTTTAGCGTTGAAAGCCAATTGGAATAAGGCAATTCAGTATTACACTCAAGCCAGCCAACTGGCTGAACTTGGCAGCCTACAGCAAGCACGTTACGATGCACGCATCGATCAGCTTATGGTTCAGCGCGATCGTTTTATGGCTCTACAATAA
- a CDS encoding sulfurtransferase TusA family protein: protein MEQNLLDLRQERCPMALLLAKRHTTGLCAGQQTTIYVSDPSSMSDIKHFLLKQSFELVCEELDGYYCLQVTKGILSNV, encoded by the coding sequence ATGGAACAGAATCTTTTGGATCTGCGTCAAGAGCGTTGTCCTATGGCATTGTTACTTGCCAAGCGTCACACTACAGGGTTATGTGCGGGGCAACAAACAACAATTTATGTTTCAGATCCCAGTTCGATGTCCGATATAAAACATTTCCTGCTAAAGCAATCCTTCGAGTTGGTCTGCGAAGAGCTGGATGGTTATTACTGTTTGCAAGTGACTAAAGGAATCTTGTCGAATGTTTGA
- a CDS encoding AI-2E family transporter, with protein sequence MFEMVSRWYKRRFSDPHAVSLVAILLFGFITIYFFGNLIAPLLVAIVLAYLLEWPVSQLSRLGIPRTLSVILVILGFTSLMLVAVFGLVPTIWQQVGNLINDIPSMYSGLQKVIAELPQRYPELDNFQIVESLVTNAKNQVIVMGETVVKGSLASLVSIATLAVYLILVPLLVFFLLKDKQEMIAMASGLLPRNRKLATKVWHEMNDQISNYIRGKVMEILIVGGVSYVTFAILDLRYSVLLAVAVGLSVLIPYIGAAAVTVPVAMVGLFQWGFTPQFYWLLLAYGIIQALDGNVLVPVLFSEAVNLHPVAIIVAVLVFGGLWGFWGVFFAIPLATLVKAVWNALPSNDEDEVYSHPG encoded by the coding sequence ATGTTTGAGATGGTGAGTCGTTGGTACAAACGACGTTTTTCTGATCCACATGCTGTGAGCTTGGTTGCGATCCTGCTCTTCGGTTTTATCACGATTTATTTCTTCGGCAATCTGATCGCGCCTTTGCTTGTTGCGATTGTATTGGCTTACTTGCTGGAATGGCCTGTTTCTCAGTTGTCTCGTCTCGGTATTCCAAGAACGTTGTCGGTCATCTTAGTGATTCTCGGTTTTACTAGTTTGATGTTGGTAGCGGTGTTTGGCCTTGTGCCAACTATCTGGCAGCAAGTCGGCAATCTTATTAACGATATTCCTTCGATGTATTCAGGACTGCAAAAAGTGATTGCGGAGCTTCCGCAACGTTATCCTGAGTTGGATAACTTCCAAATTGTTGAATCTCTGGTGACTAACGCGAAGAATCAAGTCATTGTGATGGGTGAGACGGTTGTTAAAGGTTCACTCGCTTCATTGGTGAGCATTGCTACCCTAGCCGTTTACCTCATTCTGGTTCCACTACTGGTGTTTTTCCTGCTTAAAGATAAGCAAGAGATGATTGCCATGGCGAGTGGCCTTTTGCCACGGAATCGTAAGTTGGCGACCAAAGTCTGGCATGAAATGAATGATCAAATCTCCAACTACATTCGTGGCAAAGTAATGGAAATCTTAATAGTCGGTGGTGTGAGTTATGTGACATTTGCCATTCTAGACTTGCGTTACTCGGTATTACTTGCGGTTGCTGTAGGCTTATCGGTTTTAATCCCCTACATCGGTGCTGCGGCGGTGACCGTACCTGTCGCGATGGTGGGGTTGTTTCAGTGGGGGTTCACGCCGCAATTCTATTGGTTATTGCTTGCCTACGGTATCATTCAGGCCTTGGATGGCAATGTACTGGTTCCTGTTCTTTTCTCTGAAGCGGTGAATTTGCATCCAGTGGCTATCATTGTGGCTGTATTGGTATTTGGTGGGTTATGGGGATTCTGGGGTGTATTCTTTGCCATCCCTTTAGCCACGTTAGTTAAGGCGGTCTGGAATGCACTGCCCAGCAATGACGAAGACGAAGTCTATTCACATCCCGGATAG
- a CDS encoding methyl-accepting chemotaxis protein — MRFSQKIVAASSALLLVTVVLLSVQQLNTVKSEVEDLVDTSLIEMVKGVKNTVTSEMASKKSLAQSTTEVMELDPQNKARVKDILEKPNLKGSFLAVGYGYEADGFVVENDDGWEAGPDYDPRIRPWYKDAKAQGKLVVTAPYVDISSKKVIISIGTPVRDNGQFTAAMFYDLELTGLADLVNSANLLDAGYLFIIAADGTTIAHPDAENNGQNLTTYLPEATIQEGNQRIEKDGRSYLVHFTKVPSENWYIGAIVDESIAFAAISEMRNSSIIYTLISVVLSVAVLSFLIKVLMRPLGTLNEAIKDVASGQGDLTKRLDTNTDKEFAELAEGFNTFTETLQKQIQQSKAIGAEILRGTEMTVQGSQESAEAMRSQLQELEQLATAMNEMAVTATEVANNAQGAAGAAKEADEATQQGSSVVGATTSSIDALSARIDQAVEEVQGLESATANIETILKVINDIADQTNLLALNAAIEAARAGESGRGFAVVADEVRTLAQRTQESTTEIRSMIEQLQAGASSVSAAMHESKNTAVDAVEKAQAANESLQQIRDAIQSITDMNMQIASAAEEQSLVAEEINSNTVKIKDLSTQVSDSAENANIAMQVQTENVREQDAILNKFIV; from the coding sequence ATGAGATTTAGTCAAAAAATCGTTGCTGCATCATCAGCGTTGTTGTTAGTGACCGTTGTATTACTCTCGGTGCAACAACTGAATACAGTAAAGAGTGAAGTAGAGGACTTAGTAGATACCAGTCTGATAGAGATGGTAAAGGGAGTGAAAAACACTGTCACGTCAGAAATGGCGAGTAAGAAATCCCTTGCCCAATCTACCACTGAGGTGATGGAACTCGACCCTCAAAATAAAGCACGAGTTAAAGATATTCTTGAGAAACCCAATCTCAAAGGGAGCTTCCTAGCGGTTGGTTACGGCTATGAAGCGGATGGTTTTGTGGTAGAAAATGATGATGGCTGGGAAGCTGGTCCTGATTATGATCCGCGTATCCGACCTTGGTATAAAGATGCCAAAGCGCAAGGCAAGCTTGTCGTCACTGCTCCCTATGTCGATATCTCCTCGAAGAAAGTTATTATTTCTATCGGTACACCAGTTCGAGACAATGGCCAGTTTACCGCAGCGATGTTTTACGATTTAGAGTTAACAGGGTTAGCGGATTTAGTTAACAGTGCCAACCTATTGGATGCAGGTTACTTGTTTATTATCGCCGCTGATGGGACTACTATCGCACACCCTGATGCCGAGAATAATGGCCAAAACCTGACTACCTATTTGCCAGAAGCGACTATTCAAGAGGGTAATCAACGTATTGAAAAAGACGGCCGCTCCTACCTAGTTCACTTTACTAAAGTACCAAGTGAAAACTGGTATATCGGCGCGATTGTTGATGAGAGCATCGCGTTTGCAGCTATTAGTGAGATGCGCAACAGCTCAATTATTTATACCTTGATAAGTGTGGTCTTAAGCGTTGCGGTATTAAGCTTTTTAATCAAGGTTCTGATGCGTCCCCTAGGAACACTCAACGAAGCCATCAAAGACGTTGCTTCGGGCCAGGGTGACTTAACCAAACGTCTGGACACGAACACTGATAAGGAGTTTGCTGAGCTGGCGGAAGGCTTCAATACCTTTACGGAAACTTTGCAAAAGCAAATTCAGCAGTCGAAAGCCATTGGTGCTGAGATCCTTCGTGGTACTGAAATGACGGTTCAGGGCTCACAAGAATCAGCGGAGGCGATGCGCAGCCAATTGCAAGAACTTGAGCAACTAGCGACAGCAATGAACGAAATGGCTGTGACGGCAACAGAAGTTGCAAACAACGCTCAAGGTGCTGCAGGTGCCGCAAAAGAAGCGGATGAAGCGACACAGCAAGGCTCTTCTGTGGTGGGTGCTACCACGTCATCGATTGATGCATTGTCGGCGCGAATCGATCAAGCCGTTGAAGAAGTGCAAGGTCTAGAGTCTGCGACAGCCAACATTGAAACCATCCTTAAAGTCATTAATGATATTGCCGATCAAACGAACCTATTGGCATTGAATGCGGCTATTGAAGCAGCACGTGCGGGGGAATCTGGTCGAGGTTTCGCTGTGGTAGCAGATGAAGTTCGAACACTTGCGCAGCGTACTCAGGAATCGACTACCGAGATTCGCAGCATGATTGAGCAGCTACAGGCGGGCGCAAGTTCAGTGTCAGCGGCAATGCATGAAAGCAAGAACACGGCAGTGGACGCGGTGGAAAAAGCTCAGGCAGCGAATGAGTCTTTGCAACAAATTCGTGATGCGATTCAGAGTATTACCGACATGAACATGCAGATTGCTTCAGCTGCGGAAGAGCAGAGCTTAGTGGCGGAAGAGATCAACAGCAACACGGTGAAGATTAAAGACTTGTCGACACAGGTGTCTGACTCTGCAGAAAACGCCAATATTGCCATGCAAGTACAGACGGAAAACGTTCGTGAGCAAGATGCAATACTGAACAAGTTTATTGTGTAA
- the bcp gene encoding thioredoxin-dependent thiol peroxidase → MNTLTAGTPAPAFSLLDQDGNTVSLSDFAGKKILFYFYPKAMTPGCTVQAQGLRDTKAELDAHNVVVLGVSIDPVKRLGKFIERDNLNFTLLSDEDHAAADQFGVWGEKKFMGKVYDGLHRISFLINEEGVIEHVFNKFKTKDHHEVVLDYLNGNK, encoded by the coding sequence ATGAACACGCTAACAGCTGGTACTCCAGCTCCGGCATTTTCCCTGCTGGATCAAGACGGCAACACAGTGTCACTCAGTGACTTTGCTGGTAAAAAAATTCTTTTCTATTTCTATCCAAAAGCCATGACACCAGGCTGTACAGTTCAAGCGCAAGGTTTGCGTGATACGAAAGCAGAATTGGATGCTCACAATGTGGTCGTGCTTGGCGTCAGCATTGATCCAGTGAAACGCCTAGGTAAATTTATCGAACGTGACAACCTCAACTTTACCTTGCTGTCAGATGAAGATCACGCGGCGGCTGACCAGTTCGGTGTGTGGGGCGAAAAGAAGTTTATGGGTAAAGTCTATGACGGCCTGCATCGCATCAGCTTCCTTATCAATGAAGAAGGTGTTATCGAGCACGTCTTTAATAAGTTTAAAACGAAAGATCACCATGAAGTGGTTTTAGATTACTTGAACGGAAACAAGTAA
- a CDS encoding glycine cleavage system protein R, with protein MTQHLVITAVGTDRPGVCNQVVRLVTQSGCNIVDSRIALFGNEFTLIMLLSGNNAAVTRVESTLPLLGQQLDLITMMKRTSQHARADNAYSLEVYVESNDEVGLTEKFTQFFADKNIGLSSLSAQTIDKTKIQSSQNQFHIAITATVDIDCNLMQLQEEFETLCSSLGVKGSLNFIKNSQ; from the coding sequence ATGACTCAACATCTGGTGATTACAGCGGTAGGAACAGACCGCCCTGGTGTCTGCAACCAAGTGGTTCGCCTTGTCACACAATCTGGATGCAATATTGTTGATAGTCGCATTGCGCTTTTTGGCAATGAATTCACCCTCATTATGTTGCTGTCAGGCAACAACGCAGCCGTGACACGTGTTGAGAGCACTTTGCCACTATTAGGCCAACAACTTGATCTCATCACCATGATGAAACGTACATCACAACACGCTCGTGCTGACAACGCTTACAGTTTGGAAGTCTACGTTGAATCCAATGATGAAGTTGGCCTAACAGAGAAATTTACTCAGTTCTTCGCTGATAAAAATATTGGACTTTCCTCTCTCAGCGCACAGACCATAGACAAAACGAAAATTCAGTCATCGCAAAATCAGTTTCACATTGCCATCACGGCCACGGTTGACATTGATTGTAATTTGATGCAATTGCAGGAAGAATTCGAAACATTATGCTCAAGCCTTGGCGTTAAAGGCTCGTTAAACTTCATAAAGAACAGTCAATAA